The following is a genomic window from Malus sylvestris chromosome 12, drMalSylv7.2, whole genome shotgun sequence.
acatttttacactaaaaagtcaattatggtactattcactttaccctttattttgtccttatcgttaaaactcaaagttttcaagccattttcattagttttcctttttattaaaagtaGTTTTCATAAGCAACATACTTGCTGCTTTTAAAAGTTGTTGTCCGCAACcataacttttaaaaatatacaAGATTCTTAATTATTAACACACTttttattgattaatttttttattgcttaACTTTAAAGTGAAACAATTTTTCATCAACAAACGTGGCCTAAATGCAGTAAAAGAGGCTTCGTTGTAATAACATTTAATTAAGAGTAGgtctatatgtttttttttaacaaacaatattatctacagtAAGGGGTGGGAGAGTGGGTTAAGCCTCAAAATGGGCTAGCAATagtgtggttcaaattcgcttttggcgaTAATCGAACGTAAGgtttcttacttacaagtgaagagaaataccactaaactCTAGAACTAAGTAGCGAGTAGGTCCAAATGTTAAAAGACCAAAACAATTCATTCGAATCCTAACCCTTATAGCATCAATTTTAAAGTGGGAAATGATTAACacacatattttttaatttttgacgaACCCCTATTTAATCTTGTCCTCTATTTTTGTGTAATCTATTCAATCTAACGGTTAGAAATAGAATAAGAATGTGAGAAGctaaaaaatgtgtgtgaaaatatcTCCCTTTTAACTGTTAAATGTTCAAGTTGCAATCTAACTCTTAGTTGATCCTAGTTTGGATCAGAATAGCCTAACCCGGTTTTAATGGGCCAGACCGACTAATTCCAGAAGTGGAGATATCTGACTGATGGGCCGGCCCATGTTAAAAGTTATCACAAGAATGATAATCCAAAAAGAAAAGTCCAAAAGGagcggaagaaaaaaaaagtcgcACCTCCAACGGTCGAAAAACGATTTAAAAATCTAATTGCTACCTTTGTTTTCTGGCGTTACAAATCCCTGTAGCTCCTTAAACCCCTACTGCTTTTCCCCTGCCTCAGTCTCTTACTTTTTCACCCTTCCGTTCACAAATCTCCACAGAATTTCTCAGAATCCGATCAAAATTTTActcaattttctttaattttacaTTTCTCCTTGCAAACCCTGTTCGATTCGTTCTTAGCATAATCCATTTCTAatcattctttctttcttattctttaaattttttgtaGGATCCTCAAGAGAAAATGGAACCGGAGAACATTGACTGGAGCAGCATAGAATCCGTGTTCGTCGAAGATGAAACTTACGAGAACTTCGAAGCGCCTAAGTGGGTCGACCTCTCTTCCCCAGATGAGCTCATGGATGATGATCAAGACTGGTTCTGCACTCCTGGTAGGACCCAATTTCTcaaaaatctgtttagtttctaagtgtgacaaaaaaaaattgacactcGATGTTGTCTGTTTCATGAACCAATGTTCACCTTGTGAGTTGCAGATTGCAAGCATTCGAAGGCTGCTGAAGATTTTGTTAAACCGGCACGTAATCTGAAGGTTGTAACTGATAAGAATTTCCTTTTCACTGATACAGCAACAAATAAAGTCTTAATTGGGATGTTTATGTAATAATCGACTTGTGAAAAGTTTGCTAATTGGTCCAATATTTTTTTCATCCAGGTGAAGCTTATGAGATCTTTAACCATTTCTGAAATCCTTCCTTTTAGGGAAAGGAATCGAAGGTATAATCACTTACTCATCAGATCTGTTTGGTTTCTGAGAAAGTTTTAGGGAAGAAATTAGAGTGATATTGAACCAACATCACATGAGATAAATTCAGTAATTAACATTCGTTTACAAATGTGGCGACCGGCGTTACGCTTTCTTTTACTGTTGCCAATGTCAAGTGTTGTATTTCTATATCTCTCTTACCAGGGATATGAAAGCAAAACGGACAAATTTACCAAATATGAAGAACGAAAATTCGAATTCTTTTAGCAATGTCCATGAAGAAAGTGAGAACAAGAATCCCAATATCCCAGCTTCGATTCCGCGTTGCAAAACCAAATCAAAGAAAGCTGCAGTGAATCCAAGCagtgagaagaagaaacaagttGATGAGTCGTCATTTCAAGATTCATCAAAAAATGGGAGGAAGCCGCGGCTAAAGACTACATTCTCCGCGAGTAATTTGCTTGGCGGGCGCGAAATCTTGAATCAAATCACAGAATTTTGTACTGAATTGAAGAAATTGGCACGAAGGGGTTCGAGAAAAGGTCGAAGAGAGGGAGGTAGTTTGAAGAAGGAAAGCGTTAGAGAAAGGATGCCTCTACTTGTTAAGGAAGCGAAACTCTAAGCAATTattcatataaaaatatataatttactATTTAGTTCGAAATGCAAATTGCATTAGTAGATACAACATATATAGCAAATCATCGTTAACTAATCAATAATTTCGTATTAGCCGGTTTAACTTTCTTGCACAACAAGGAAGCATAAGGTATGAGACAGCGCAATCATATGGTTTAAAAAGGCAGCAGCTAACAGATCTGGAATATTGGAAACCTAGTTACTAGTTTTCCGCATTGGTTTGATAGGCCGGTCAGGATGCCTTGAGCCGATGTGGGTTGCAGCCTCTATTTCATGGGGTGACATGTTCTCCTCCTGCAATACGAATACTGAAAACAGATGAGATTTTAGGACCATCCCTCCATGAACATAATGACAAGATTCCGACTTCGGAGAGGGGAATGTCTTGATTTGTACCTGATAAAATGCACAGTATGATCTAACACTTGCAAGCATGTAAACCCGTTGTGGCAGAAAAACGTTGTAGAAGTTGGCCCCGACTCAGCAAACCAGTCGAGAGGGAACAGGATAAGTAAGCAAATGGTTTTGGAATATCAATTCAGATTTGTCACTGCAGACAAAGCTTCTGAGTCCTTGCCATCACCTTTTGCGTCAAAGGATACAGATATCTAGTGTTCGCTAACATCTTCGACAGTGACACTCTCGGTTTAGATTGAAGCCGTTGAAATTGGCTCAGCATAGATTGAATCCAGAAGGCTTCTAGGGGTTATTAGACGGACGCAATGGGGCCTTTGATGTCTGCGGAGAACAGAatgcatataaaatttcgtttAGGAATCGGTTCGGTTGTCAGGCAGCACAGCAAACCAATTTGAATTCTTAGTGAACGAGCAATTGTTGTAGGTTTAATAAGTATTGAAACGTACAAGTTTAAAAATAGGATGACTCGTCGTCGCAAAAAGAAAGTTGCTTAGTTGGAACAAAAGTCAGTGGAcctcaattaataaaaaaaatctacagGATTAAACCTAATAATTGAGTACGTAAACGGTCTTACATCTAATTatctctttaattttttaattaattaaccacAAAGGTAAATTTGTTCACAATAAATGATCTATAGAAGTAAATTAAAATCTCATGATGTGTTAGGAACTTAGGACCCGTTTGAAACTGTTTCTTTATAAAACATTATTGCTCATATATCAAATAATATATTTGTATCGATACAAACGTCACaccaatttttttccaaatttagGCAGAAGTTAAAGCACGTAATAAGATTacattaaattttgggttcaaCTATTTCTAGTGGTACCAAAACAATTATTTTATGTTAACATATTTTTGCAGCTTTTAGTCCACACCCATTCCctcttttgaaatttaatcatCTTTGGACTTCTCAATTCAGAGCTTAAGGACTAGAAttcaagagagaaaaaaaaaaatatccgaACCCTTGGTTTTTGTGAGATGGGCCAACAAAATAAGTGAATAAGGGCCGTCCTCAATTTGAATGGTCCGAATTACCTGCTCATTAGACTCTAGATAGTAAGATTTGGAGAGAATCTACGTCGCCTCTTTTGGCCCCCTTTCTACATTCGAGAGCTTGTCACTGtactttgtcattttttttctgcaccaaaaattattacaaaatcaaacaaaagaaaatagaaatgCTAATTTTGGTATTAATTATTTTcaggaaaaaagaaacaaaatttaaaaggaaaaagacAGACACAAACGAGTACTTAACCGGAGAAAGACACAAACAAGTAGATTGACAGAAATACCCAtgggaaatccaacggtctcaCCCTACAAAAATCAACTGAAAAGGGCAATTGCAGTCAATTTAACTGAACCGTGCCAGATCGTgttctgttttcttttgttcaaaCATGTCTGCCGGAAACCTTGGTGGTGGCTTTTGTATTGCCGGACCACTCGCTCTCTTGTCTGTctgccaatatatatatatatatatatgtatataattctGTCTAAATCTTATAAAATAGTGGGGAATTCAGATTTTTATACTGCAGGTTTAGCCGGAAACCCAGAAGCGAAGAACGATTCCTCTATCCCCCCTCTCTCCGTTGAATTGAATCTGAACCCTCCATTGAAATATTTCTTTGGGCTCATCAGGTTCTGTTTTTGCAGAATTTCCACCGTAGATCTGAGAAGAGGTCAGTCAATGCTCACCGTGATTGCTAATCTACTAAAACTCATTCGTAATTACTCACTTTTTATAGTTTCTTGGATACAAAAAGTAATTAGTTAACAGTTTGATTAATGGAGAAGTTCTATTTCTTATGGAAGATTTGTAATGGTTGACTTTTACATTTCTGTGATGGAATTTGGAATGGTTGACTTGTTACTTTCTTTGCTGTGATTTGTTTAATGCAATACGCCATGAATTTCTTGCAAAAATTGGGTTAACACGATCGATTTGAAAAGTTCAATTGTCAAGAAGAGAAtttgaaaagaaaggaaaaaggttTTTGATGTTTTTCATATCTAGGGATTCTTATATCTATAGattcttatttgtatttgtgttAGTTTCTTAGGTGCTTGAAGGTCAAAAGTATGGAGATATAGCAGAAGAGTCTTCTAAGATAATgctttgcattcaaaagtggaAATGCCCAAGGTCTCAGATAGCAACAGTTACTTCTGTTGTGGCATTGGTATCGATTGTATTGGTTCCAATTGTTCATCTGTTCTGGTTTCCGCTGGTCCCTTCTTTTGCTTACTTCAGTCAAGCTCAGAACTCTTGTGTCCCAATTAATGGATCGGCTGATTCAATTACGGATCATGTAAAAGGAAATTTAAAATCACCTATGGACTTGGATCGTCAGTTTCCATCTGACCTACACAAGGCAGTTGTTTTTCGTGGTGCACCATGGAAGGCTGAGATTGGCCGGTGGCTTGCTGGTTGTCATTCAATTTCTAATGAAGTTGATATTGTTGAGGTAATAAGAACAACTTCGTACAttacttttctgttttattCTAAATGCGTGAATATATTGGTGAGAAACGCCATGGGAGTATTCTGGTATATAGAGGACGGAAGAGAGGGGTGGGTGTGCGTTGCACAAGTCATTATATGTAACCAGATGTAAAAATTGATCACCACGCAAATGCTTTTTCCTTTGTTAGTTATAATCCCTTCAGAAATTACAGGGTTGAGGTTGGTACCAATTTTTATTGGAAGAGTATTCATCTGTTTATAACTTTAACTAATTACATTGGCAGATTATAGGTGGTAGTCGGTGCAAAAATGACTGCAGCGGTCAAGGCGTCTGTAACCACGAATTGGGAGAATGTCGGTGCTTTCATGGATACAGTGGTCAGtgtaatttcttcttctttctttcctttaacTTGATCAAATACAAACTTGTAAGTGAGTAGTGTGAGATGGAAGAATTctaatttttgaaattaaaccGAGACATGCATGTCATGCATTCGTGAATCTTTTAAAGAGATTCTATGGACAATACTTGCACAAATGTTCTGTAGAACCAACTTTAGGTGTATTTCGGAACATTTGATATCTTTACTTGTGGCATCACTACAAACGAAAAAACCTTGTCACTGTATCACTTTCAAAGAGTTCTCCCAATCGTCTCCCTTATTCTAGTTGAGAATTTTGACTCCCTGCCCGCCaagattaaaaacaaaaaaataaggatTAGTGATCAAAGATTCTGGTTTTCTCTTTCTGAACAGTCTGTTATGTTGCGGGAAATACAGAACTTGTTGCTCTTGTAGAATGAGCCATTTCTGTGATTATAACATGAACTAATTTTTCAGGGGAAGGATGCTCTGAGAGACAGCAGCTGGAATGTAACTACCCAGCGACACCAGATCTACCATATGGGAGATGGGTTGTCTCAATTTGCTCCGCACATTGTGACACAACAAAGGCAATGTGCTTCTGTGGGGAGGGCACTAAATATCCAAATCGACCTATGGCAGAGTCATGTGGCTTTCAAGTGAAGTAAGTTTATCAGATCTAAACTAGGCTTCCGTCGGTATAAATAAATTACTAAAAACTGTACATGCCGCTAATCCCTGACATCTGTTTCAGGTTACCTTCTGAACCTGGTGCACCGAAACTGACTGCTTGGGCAGAAGCCGACCTGGATAACGTTTTCACAACAAATAGTAGCAAACCAGGATGGTGTAATGTGGACCCTGCTGAAGCGTATGCTCTTAAGGTGAAATTCAAAGAGGAATGTGATTGTAAATATGATGGTTTCGGGGGACGGTTCTGTGAAGTGCCTACAGTATGTACTTGTATTAATCAATGCTCTGGTCGTGGGCATTGCCGTGGTGGATTTTGTCAGGTAACAATTGGTTGCTTACGCATGAATGCTAAGTGTTGTTTGCTTGAAAGGGGGAAAATTGTTGCTAGCCTTCTTGTAATCATATACACGTAGTTGTGGACAATGAGGAACAACAACTTTAGGGTTAAGATGCTACCAGCATATGGAACCAAACTGTAGGCTATAAGCTTGATGTACAAGAAGCGGGGGAGGGTGCATGTTTGTAAGTTGCGCAGGCACTCAAAAAAGAAACCAGTTGACGTATTTTGGTGACACcaaaacttttcattttttcctTGCAAATTCCTTGTAATTAATCAATAGATGTGTACTGTGTCATAATATTTGCTCTTTTGTCAATATGTACTGACTTAACCGAGTGTACCTTCCAGTGTAACAATGGATGGTACGGAATTGATTGCAGCATTCCATCCGTTGCATCATCAGTTAGAGAGTGGCCTCAATGGCTTCGGCCTGCTCAGGTTGATGTTCCTGATAGTTCGCATCTCCCAGGGAAAGTTGACAACCTCAATGCTGTGGTGAAAAAGAAAAGGCCCCTTATATATGTTTATGATTTGCCTCCAGATTTCAACAGCCTACTTCTTGAGGTCAGAATTAGCTTAAACTATGATTGTTTGATTCATCCTCAAAGCaagtttcttatttttctcGATTTCCGGTGTAGGGGCGTCACTTTAGGTTAGAGTGTGTAAACAGAATCTATGATGACCGAAATTCAACATTGTGGACAGATCAGCTGTATGGTGCCCAGGTATTACTTGAACTGAAACTGGTAGTGGACTTGTAAATTCGAAGCATGTTTACGATTATTCATCAGTCTTGTTGCTTGTTTGCAGATGGCACTTTATGAAAGTATCTTAGCTAGTCCGTATCGTACCTTAAATGGTGAAGAAGCAGATTTCTTCTTTGTTCCTGTTCTTGATTCATGCATTATAACTCGTGCTGACGATGCTCCTCATTTGAGTATGCAGGTATGCTTTATCTAACTATTAATATATTGGTGTAATTGCAATTTCACTTCTGGGTTTGCCAAGTCAATGTTTCCGGATTTGGCTTTTGTTCTAATGTGCTTACTGAAACTTTTAGGAACACAAGGGCTTGAGGAGCTCTCTCACTCTGGAATATTATAGGAAGGCTTACGATCACATCGTTGAACAGTATCCCTTCTGGAACCGCTCATCTGGAAGAGACCATATTTGGGTATGATGTAACTGAGAGAATTACTTAAGGCCAGTGTGAGAAAAATTGAACAGAATGAGATTTTTCCATCTTCTCATAGTTTAGATCATTTTGTAAAGTGTACATGCTGATGATGTTGTCTCCATATCTGAAGGCAGTTTTTTTCATGGGATGAAGGTGCATGCTATGCTCCCAAGGAGAT
Proteins encoded in this region:
- the LOC126593729 gene encoding uncharacterized protein LOC126593729; translated protein: MEPENIDWSSIESVFVEDETYENFEAPKWVDLSSPDELMDDDQDWFCTPDCKHSKAAEDFVKPARNLKVKLMRSLTISEILPFRERNRRDMKAKRTNLPNMKNENSNSFSNVHEESENKNPNIPASIPRCKTKSKKAAVNPSSEKKKQVDESSFQDSSKNGRKPRLKTTFSASNLLGGREILNQITEFCTELKKLARRGSRKGRREGGSLKKESVRERMPLLVKEAKL
- the LOC126593960 gene encoding uncharacterized protein LOC126593960, with product MLCIQKWKCPRSQIATVTSVVALVSIVLVPIVHLFWFPLVPSFAYFSQAQNSCVPINGSADSITDHVKGNLKSPMDLDRQFPSDLHKAVVFRGAPWKAEIGRWLAGCHSISNEVDIVEIIGGSRCKNDCSGQGVCNHELGECRCFHGYSGEGCSERQQLECNYPATPDLPYGRWVVSICSAHCDTTKAMCFCGEGTKYPNRPMAESCGFQVKLPSEPGAPKLTAWAEADLDNVFTTNSSKPGWCNVDPAEAYALKVKFKEECDCKYDGFGGRFCEVPTVCTCINQCSGRGHCRGGFCQCNNGWYGIDCSIPSVASSVREWPQWLRPAQVDVPDSSHLPGKVDNLNAVVKKKRPLIYVYDLPPDFNSLLLEGRHFRLECVNRIYDDRNSTLWTDQLYGAQMALYESILASPYRTLNGEEADFFFVPVLDSCIITRADDAPHLSMQEHKGLRSSLTLEYYRKAYDHIVEQYPFWNRSSGRDHIWFFSWDEGACYAPKEIWSSMMLVHWGNTNSKHKHSTTAYWADNWNDISSDKRGNHPCFDPDKDLVLPAWKSPDVNSLSSKLWSRSRENRKTLFYFNGNLGPAYPNGRPEASYSMGIRQKLAEEFGSSPNKEGKLGKQHAEDVIVTPLRSENYHLDIASSIFCGVFPGDGWSGRMEDCVLQGCIPVVIQDGIFLPYENVLNYESFAVRIREDEIPNLINILRAFNETEIKFRLANVQKIWQRFLYRDSIMLEAERQKTVFGRMREWAAQFSQLIEDDVFATLIQVLHYKLHNDPWRQHVHVKREFGLPQECLFESN